The Alphaproteobacteria bacterium GM7ARS4 genome includes a region encoding these proteins:
- a CDS encoding squalene--hopene cyclase — protein MMSQDAFRHIGVIVGFAREASCLKRHKHCGRDVPLSVAMSGAEKSGALKAAQTLIDGGIDALMSFGVAGGLQDDVAVGDVVFADKIYHKDGVWMCHKAWSHALWARYASVPFARRGSVFGSDILVPEIAEKRALGERTGALVVDMESHIGACLAHRHGIPFMAVRAVVDRVDKAIPPVLYHVIAPDGSYDVGGVMKALLRRPWQVGSLISLAYHMERAESALVRVIQRGLF, from the coding sequence ATGATGTCGCAAGACGCGTTTCGCCATATCGGTGTCATCGTTGGTTTTGCGCGTGAGGCGTCATGCCTAAAGCGTCATAAGCATTGTGGGCGTGATGTCCCTCTCTCGGTGGCGATGAGCGGGGCGGAAAAGAGCGGCGCGCTCAAGGCGGCGCAAACGCTTATTGATGGTGGTATCGATGCCTTGATGAGTTTTGGCGTTGCGGGTGGTTTGCAAGACGATGTTGCTGTGGGTGATGTCGTCTTTGCCGATAAAATCTACCATAAGGATGGCGTGTGGATGTGCCATAAGGCATGGTCGCATGCCTTATGGGCGCGGTATGCCTCTGTGCCTTTTGCGCGGCGTGGTTCTGTGTTTGGGAGCGATATTTTAGTGCCAGAGATAGCGGAAAAACGCGCCTTAGGGGAAAGGACGGGGGCGCTTGTTGTGGATATGGAGAGTCATATTGGCGCATGTCTAGCCCACCGCCATGGCATTCCCTTTATGGCGGTGCGCGCCGTTGTCGATAGGGTGGATAAGGCGATTCCTCCCGTTCTCTACCATGTCATTGCGCCTGATGGCTCTTATGATGTGGGGGGTGTGATGAAGGCGTTGCTGAGGCGTCCTTGGCAAGTGGGCAGTCTCATAAGCCTTGCCTATCACATGGAACGTGCGGAGTCAGCGTTGGTGCGTGTTATTCAACGCGGTTTGTTTTGA
- the shc gene encoding squalene--hopene cyclase produces the protein MRCVLCWFFVKESDSVSDKKAFFRHIDDAIERGKNALRAKQQRDGHWVFPLEADVTISAEYIMMNRYLGIKDVEREGRLARHIRRTRSLSPEEHGERGERKGHGGWALYYGGDMDLSASVKAYFALKLMGDDIHAPHMAHARRAIRAMGGLTQCNVFTRMSLAFHGVLPWEAVPSMPVEIVLLPSWCPFSLGKVSYWSRVVLVPVLALMALKPQSKGDHGVTLTELRVEKEGEKVAYIKNHRGTWQGALFVYVDAIVRRIERFSPPFLRRHAINKAVAWSMARRNGRDGLGGIFPAMMNFLILLDVLGYGKDDERYQEALEALRLLVFDDVDESFCQPCVSPVWDSSLALLALAEDEGVASSSHERGMAWLLSKEVREAAGDWRDRRPHVAPGGWAFQYGNDYYPDVDDTAVVAIALDKAHDPRYEPALKRAERWIIGMQSKNGGWGAFDADNTSAYLDYIPFADHGALRDPPTVDVSARCLGFLAQRGYTKEDDVIARCLAFLRREQEEDGSWFGRWGTNYIYGTWSVLSGLHAISEDMSSPYIRRAVQWLCDRQNDDGGWGESGASYWPSRRDEVVASTPSQTAWAIMALIAAHEVSSDAVKRGIEWLLAAPREEDGRWREDDYTAVGFPRVFYLRYRGYSVYFPLWALSRYRRMIQSNTKALGQGL, from the coding sequence ATGCGTTGTGTCCTCTGTTGGTTCTTCGTCAAGGAGTCAGACAGCGTGAGCGATAAGAAAGCATTTTTTCGCCATATTGACGATGCCATCGAGCGTGGGAAAAACGCCTTACGTGCCAAGCAACAGAGGGATGGCCATTGGGTTTTTCCGTTGGAGGCTGATGTGACGATTTCTGCTGAATATATTATGATGAATCGTTATTTAGGGATTAAGGATGTAGAGCGTGAGGGGCGTCTTGCGCGCCATATTCGCCGTACGCGTTCGCTGTCCCCTGAGGAGCATGGAGAGCGTGGGGAGCGTAAGGGGCATGGGGGGTGGGCGCTCTATTATGGTGGCGACATGGACCTCAGCGCCAGTGTCAAGGCGTATTTTGCTTTGAAGTTGATGGGTGATGACATCCATGCGCCGCATATGGCGCATGCGCGCCGTGCCATTCGGGCGATGGGAGGACTCACCCAATGCAATGTTTTCACGCGCATGTCCCTTGCTTTTCATGGGGTGCTTCCTTGGGAGGCGGTGCCGTCGATGCCTGTGGAGATAGTCCTTCTTCCGTCATGGTGTCCTTTTTCTCTAGGGAAGGTGTCTTATTGGTCGCGGGTTGTTCTCGTGCCGGTCTTGGCTTTGATGGCGTTGAAGCCACAAAGCAAAGGCGACCATGGGGTGACGTTGACAGAATTGAGGGTAGAAAAGGAGGGAGAGAAGGTTGCCTATATTAAAAATCATCGCGGGACGTGGCAGGGGGCGTTATTTGTCTATGTTGACGCCATCGTGAGACGCATCGAGCGTTTTTCGCCGCCCTTCCTACGCCGTCATGCCATCAACAAGGCGGTCGCATGGTCTATGGCGAGGCGTAATGGTCGCGATGGTTTAGGCGGTATTTTCCCCGCTATGATGAATTTTCTTATTCTTCTCGATGTGTTAGGGTATGGGAAGGACGATGAACGATACCAGGAGGCTCTTGAGGCGTTGCGTCTTCTCGTGTTTGATGATGTGGATGAAAGTTTTTGCCAGCCGTGTGTCTCTCCTGTGTGGGATAGTAGTTTAGCGCTTTTAGCGTTGGCCGAGGATGAGGGTGTTGCCTCTTCGTCCCATGAACGTGGCATGGCGTGGCTTCTTTCCAAAGAGGTGCGTGAGGCGGCAGGTGATTGGCGTGATAGGCGTCCTCACGTTGCGCCGGGGGGGTGGGCGTTCCAATATGGCAATGACTATTATCCCGATGTTGATGATACGGCTGTTGTTGCTATAGCGTTAGACAAGGCGCATGACCCGCGCTATGAGCCAGCCCTGAAACGCGCAGAGAGATGGATTATTGGCATGCAGAGCAAGAATGGCGGATGGGGTGCTTTTGATGCCGATAATACGAGTGCCTATCTCGACTATATTCCGTTTGCTGACCATGGGGCGTTGCGCGACCCTCCTACTGTTGATGTTTCAGCCCGCTGTTTAGGTTTTCTTGCTCAGAGGGGTTATACGAAGGAAGACGATGTCATCGCTAGATGCCTCGCCTTTTTACGGCGTGAGCAAGAGGAAGACGGCTCGTGGTTTGGTCGTTGGGGGACGAACTATATTTACGGCACATGGTCTGTTTTATCGGGTTTGCATGCCATTTCTGAGGATATGTCGTCTCCCTATATTCGTCGCGCTGTTCAGTGGTTGTGTGACCGCCAGAATGATGATGGCGGGTGGGGTGAAAGTGGGGCGAGTTATTGGCCTTCGAGACGAGATGAGGTGGTGGCCAGCACACCTTCACAGACAGCGTGGGCTATCATGGCGTTGATTGCCGCCCATGAAGTCTCTAGCGATGCTGTCAAGAGGGGGATTGAATGGCTCTTAGCGGCGCCTCGAGAGGAGGATGGGCGTTGGCGGGAAGATGACTATACCGCTGTGGGATTTCCGCGTGTCTTTTATTTGCGCTATCGTGGCTATAGTGTCTATTTTCCTCTTTGGGCGTTGTCGCGCTATCGGCGCATGATACAGAGCAACACGAAGGCGCTTGGACAAGGATTATGA
- a CDS encoding FAD-dependent oxidoreductase: MACLGTAHIIGGGLAGLASAVSLASQGCRVLLYEASPFLGGRCRSYHDSTLNITIDNGSHLVLSGNDHVMGYVNMVGAQDELIVQEQSRFDFYDVPTGRCESLTVGDKSRAFWFVKREWGMTPSTLLSCLWACARHRCYGRHHVVSDVFSPHALFFRKFIDPLAVSVLNTESSKASMRLLWNVLVKTFFRGASHCRPCYPRENLGASFIAPAHAYLLRHGASIRCGMRVRGLGFQGRFVSSLCGLNFSVPVGREERVIMALPPFAARAVLPSLSVPEGYRGIINVHFLIPKGRTPPPFPSMVGMHGSRGHWLFCHKDHLSVTISAVQDSWGTERDSFVRQLWRDVSLTLGWKNGTMPPYRYLCEKRATFVQSPQNEHARGKTQTPWHNMFLAGDWTDTGLPATIEGAIMSGFRAASCVVSSVGSSSRSQTA, translated from the coding sequence ATGGCATGCCTTGGCACAGCGCATATTATTGGTGGCGGGTTGGCGGGGCTTGCTTCCGCTGTGAGTCTTGCGTCACAGGGATGTCGCGTGCTTCTCTATGAAGCGTCCCCTTTTTTAGGCGGACGTTGTCGTTCCTACCATGATAGCACCCTCAACATCACCATCGATAATGGCAGTCATTTGGTGCTCAGCGGCAACGACCATGTCATGGGCTATGTGAACATGGTGGGTGCGCAAGACGAGCTCATCGTGCAAGAGCAAAGCCGTTTTGATTTTTACGATGTCCCCACGGGGCGTTGTGAGAGTCTGACCGTTGGCGATAAGAGTCGAGCCTTCTGGTTTGTGAAGAGGGAATGGGGTATGACGCCATCCACGTTATTGTCTTGTTTGTGGGCGTGTGCGCGCCATCGATGTTATGGGCGACATCATGTCGTCAGTGATGTCTTTTCCCCCCATGCGCTCTTTTTTAGGAAGTTCATAGACCCTCTTGCTGTGAGCGTGCTGAATACGGAGTCGTCCAAGGCGAGCATGCGCCTGTTATGGAATGTCTTGGTGAAGACGTTTTTTCGTGGCGCATCTCATTGTCGTCCATGTTATCCGCGTGAGAATTTAGGGGCGAGCTTTATCGCGCCAGCTCATGCGTATTTGCTACGCCATGGGGCGTCCATACGTTGTGGGATGCGTGTGCGGGGGTTAGGGTTTCAAGGGCGCTTTGTGTCATCATTATGCGGGCTCAATTTTTCTGTTCCCGTTGGCAGAGAGGAGCGTGTCATCATGGCGCTTCCTCCCTTTGCGGCGCGCGCTGTCTTGCCGTCCTTGTCTGTGCCAGAGGGGTATCGAGGTATCATCAATGTCCATTTCCTGATACCAAAGGGGCGCACGCCTCCACCTTTTCCCTCTATGGTGGGGATGCATGGCAGCAGAGGCCATTGGCTTTTTTGCCATAAGGACCATCTGTCGGTGACGATCAGTGCGGTGCAGGACTCGTGGGGAACGGAGAGGGACTCTTTTGTGCGCCAATTATGGCGTGATGTCTCTTTGACTCTTGGGTGGAAAAACGGTACAATGCCTCCCTATCGTTATCTCTGTGAGAAGAGAGCAACCTTTGTGCAATCGCCGCAAAACGAACATGCGAGAGGCAAAACCCAGACCCCATGGCACAATATGTTTTTAGCAGGTGATTGGACGGATACGGGACTGCCAGCGACCATTGAGGGGGCGATCATGTCTGGATTTCGCGCCGCGTCATGCGTTGTGTCCTCTGTTGGTTCTTCGTCAAGGAGTCAGACAGCGTGA
- a CDS encoding squalene/phytoene synthase family protein — protein MDTQKQAWAQQWVDSYVRQAGSSFYWGMRCLPRDKRRAMYALYAFCRDVDDSVDDEGLETQERLRRLGDWSRRLDVLYGGKTYGGETGDHPLFHVLAWSIPRYAMPRHAFMEIIRGMEMDIGVSVRMKDMAMLERYCDRVAGAVGVLSSHIFGDASEHAYRHAYALGRALQLTNILRDLREDGARGRLYIPLTMLAPYGLTGEALSQLFSSQHFPSIACALVSHARDAFALSDKLFWQSAHRRMWRPARFMRHVYGDILTLLCRRGWATLEPVARPTNVALAMHMARAYLLGR, from the coding sequence ATGGATACACAGAAGCAGGCGTGGGCACAGCAATGGGTCGACTCTTACGTTCGGCAGGCAGGCTCTTCTTTTTATTGGGGCATGCGGTGTCTTCCTCGAGACAAGAGGCGTGCGATGTATGCTCTTTATGCCTTTTGTCGAGATGTGGATGATAGTGTCGATGATGAAGGGCTGGAGACACAGGAACGTCTGAGGCGGTTAGGAGACTGGTCACGGCGTCTTGATGTTCTCTATGGCGGGAAGACATATGGCGGGGAGACGGGTGACCATCCTCTCTTTCATGTCTTGGCATGGAGCATTCCCCGCTATGCCATGCCACGTCACGCCTTTATGGAGATTATTCGCGGGATGGAGATGGATATTGGTGTTTCTGTGCGCATGAAGGATATGGCGATGTTAGAGCGCTATTGTGATAGGGTGGCGGGGGCGGTGGGTGTGCTCTCGAGTCATATTTTTGGCGATGCGTCTGAGCATGCCTATCGCCATGCCTATGCTCTGGGCAGGGCGTTGCAGCTGACGAACATCTTGCGTGACCTCAGGGAAGATGGCGCTCGTGGCAGGTTGTATATCCCTTTGACGATGCTTGCGCCTTATGGGCTGACGGGTGAGGCTCTGTCCCAGCTCTTTTCCTCACAGCATTTTCCGTCCATTGCCTGTGCGCTTGTGTCTCATGCGCGCGATGCGTTTGCTTTGAGTGATAAATTATTCTGGCAGAGCGCCCATAGGCGCATGTGGCGTCCGGCGCGTTTTATGCGCCATGTGTATGGCGATATTTTGACGCTGTTATGTCGGCGTGGTTGGGCGACTCTCGAGCCTGTGGCGCGGCCAACGAATGTGGCTCTTGCGATGCATATGGCGCGCGCCTACCTTTTAGGGCGTTGA
- a CDS encoding polyprenyl synthetase family protein — MGDRALQESLLRVSHQVRSCILSLLPSVGGLEGRLYEAMVYVVEGGGKGLRPFLVVASSHIFSVRESYALRVASAVEMIHHYSLVHDDLPAMDDDDMRRGRPCCHIRYDEATAILVGDGLLTLAFELLSSEETHHDASVRCRLVHGLARHAGIRGMVGGQMADLVAQSHDEVTRSHIESLQTMKTGALLFFSATSGGLLGGASTKDMEALESYGRCIGLAFQIADDILDAVGDEEVMGKRAGKDDHAQKATFVKALGVAGAQRKAHALVAESIDGLACFGKEAQPLRDVALFIVERHA, encoded by the coding sequence ATGGGTGATAGGGCATTGCAAGAGTCGTTGCTGCGCGTGAGTCATCAGGTGCGTTCCTGTATCCTGTCTCTTCTTCCTTCTGTGGGAGGGTTGGAGGGTCGTCTCTACGAGGCGATGGTCTATGTTGTGGAGGGTGGTGGCAAGGGCTTGCGTCCTTTTTTGGTTGTGGCGTCTTCACATATTTTTTCTGTGCGCGAGTCGTATGCCTTGCGTGTGGCGTCGGCTGTTGAGATGATTCACCATTATTCTTTAGTCCATGATGATTTGCCGGCGATGGATGATGATGATATGCGGCGTGGGCGTCCTTGTTGTCATATCCGTTATGACGAGGCGACGGCGATTCTTGTGGGCGATGGTTTGTTGACTCTTGCCTTTGAGCTTTTGAGTTCTGAGGAGACTCACCATGATGCTTCTGTGCGTTGTCGTTTGGTGCATGGCTTAGCGCGCCATGCGGGCATAAGGGGGATGGTAGGCGGGCAGATGGCCGACCTTGTGGCGCAATCCCATGACGAGGTGACGCGTTCTCATATCGAGTCGCTTCAGACAATGAAGACGGGGGCATTGCTTTTTTTCTCAGCGACGAGTGGTGGTCTTCTTGGTGGCGCATCGACAAAGGATATGGAGGCTTTAGAGTCTTATGGGCGCTGTATTGGTTTGGCGTTTCAAATTGCCGATGATATTTTGGATGCGGTGGGCGATGAAGAGGTGATGGGGAAGCGTGCGGGCAAGGATGACCATGCGCAAAAGGCGACGTTTGTCAAGGCGTTAGGCGTGGCGGGGGCGCAACGCAAAGCGCATGCGCTTGTTGCCGAGTCTATTGATGGTTTGGCGTGTTTTGGCAAAGAGGCGCAGCCTTTGCGAGATGTTGCGCTCTTTATCGTTGAGCGCCATGCCTAA
- a CDS encoding exodeoxyribonuclease VII small subunit: MDAQEQNNQPVASSPVDSPSVESPPVESPPVESPPVESMSFEDALGELERLVKALEGGTVMLDKAVAYYERGMQLSKHCQKQLADAKGRIDKVRLESGKAVGLESFTSEPSS; the protein is encoded by the coding sequence ATGGACGCACAGGAACAGAATAATCAGCCCGTTGCTTCCTCGCCTGTTGACTCCCCCTCCGTTGAGTCCCCCCCCGTTGAGTCCCCCCCTGTTGAGTCCCCCCCTGTTGAGTCTATGAGTTTTGAGGATGCGTTGGGTGAGTTAGAGAGGCTTGTGAAGGCATTAGAGGGAGGTACGGTGATGTTAGATAAGGCTGTGGCGTATTATGAGCGTGGCATGCAATTATCGAAGCACTGCCAGAAGCAGTTAGCGGATGCCAAGGGGCGCATTGACAAGGTGCGATTGGAGTCTGGCAAGGCTGTTGGTTTAGAGTCTTTTACAAGCGAGCCATCATCATAA
- a CDS encoding histone deacetylase family protein produces the protein MSTCLYTHPSCLRHETGQGHPERVARLEHIMDYLRGERFLELVWVESVAVEEATLALVHQPSMIRHVMHVISQVPQHGLAFLDSDTLVSAGSREATLCAVGASVMAVDAVMAGEATNAFCAVRPPGHHAEPERAMGFCLFNNVAIAAYHAIEAYGLSRVAILDFDVHHGNGTQAAVAHDKRILFMSTHQWPFYPYTGRRDEKGAGFVYNYPLPQGTDGDTFLSVWREGLAHVRAYQPQLMLLSAGFDAHEDDPLGGFRVSTQDFARLTMLFVEEAQKICQGRLVSMLEGGYNLTALAQSAAAHVGALMSHERVRG, from the coding sequence ATGTCCACATGTCTCTATACCCATCCTTCATGTTTGCGTCACGAGACGGGACAAGGGCATCCTGAGCGTGTGGCGCGCTTGGAGCATATCATGGATTATCTGAGGGGGGAGCGTTTTTTAGAGCTTGTATGGGTTGAGTCTGTGGCGGTGGAGGAGGCAACATTGGCGCTTGTCCATCAGCCGTCCATGATACGCCATGTGATGCATGTCATAAGCCAAGTGCCTCAGCATGGTCTAGCGTTTCTTGATAGTGATACGTTGGTCTCAGCGGGGAGTCGTGAGGCTACCTTATGTGCGGTGGGCGCATCGGTGATGGCTGTTGATGCTGTCATGGCGGGTGAGGCGACAAATGCTTTTTGTGCGGTGCGTCCCCCGGGTCACCATGCCGAGCCTGAGCGGGCGATGGGTTTTTGCTTATTTAACAATGTTGCCATTGCTGCCTATCATGCCATCGAGGCTTATGGTCTGTCTCGCGTGGCGATCCTTGATTTTGACGTCCATCATGGCAATGGCACGCAAGCGGCTGTTGCTCATGACAAGAGAATTCTTTTTATGTCGACCCATCAATGGCCTTTTTATCCCTATACGGGACGTCGTGATGAGAAGGGTGCGGGCTTTGTCTATAACTATCCTTTGCCTCAAGGCACGGATGGTGATACGTTCCTATCGGTATGGCGTGAGGGGCTGGCCCATGTGCGGGCGTATCAGCCTCAGTTGATGTTATTGTCGGCTGGCTTTGATGCCCATGAGGACGACCCCCTTGGTGGTTTTCGTGTGAGCACCCAAGATTTTGCGCGCCTCACCATGCTCTTTGTGGAGGAGGCGCAAAAAATATGTCAAGGGCGTCTTGTGTCTATGCTTGAGGGAGGTTACAATCTGACTGCTTTAGCACAGAGTGCGGCGGCGCATGTGGGGGCGTTAATGAGTCATGAGCGTGTGAGAGGATAG